The following are encoded together in the Desulfonauticus submarinus genome:
- the bioD gene encoding dethiobiotin synthase translates to MHKVFITGTDTGVGKTFISSLLVKKFNAYYFKPIQTGSREELDSKTVQYLTGLEDKYFLSATYLFKEPVSPHLAAKIENREIDIKDIYCPNETPLIVEGAGGVFVPLNKKFFMLDLMKHLDLPILVVARSTLGTINHTLLTIKALKRKNLDVLGVILNGPLNQENKIAIEYYGKVKVLAEIPWLEVITPSVLDSLVNEIDIDL, encoded by the coding sequence ATGCATAAAGTTTTTATTACAGGAACAGATACAGGAGTGGGGAAGACATTTATTTCATCTTTGCTTGTAAAAAAATTTAATGCTTATTATTTTAAACCGATTCAAACAGGATCAAGGGAAGAACTGGATTCTAAAACGGTCCAATACTTAACAGGATTAGAGGATAAATACTTTTTATCAGCAACTTATTTATTTAAAGAACCTGTTTCCCCTCATCTTGCAGCTAAGATAGAAAATAGAGAAATAGATATAAAAGATATTTATTGTCCTAATGAAACACCTTTAATTGTAGAGGGGGCAGGTGGGGTTTTTGTACCATTAAATAAAAAATTTTTTATGTTAGATTTAATGAAACATTTAGATTTACCTATTCTTGTTGTAGCAAGAAGCACTCTAGGAACTATTAATCACACTCTTTTGACTATAAAAGCTTTGAAAAGAAAAAATTTAGATGTATTAGGTGTTATTTTGAATGGTCCTTTAAACCAAGAAAATAAAATAGCCATTGAGTATTATGGGAAAGTAAAAGTTCTGGCTGAAATTCCTTGGTTAGAAGTAATAACCCCCTCTGTTTTAGATAGTTTAGTAAATGAGATAGATATTGATTTATAA
- the bioB gene encoding biotin synthase BioB, whose translation MFTEKDALNLAEKALKNKLLQTDLERLANLDGADIISLLAGSSFLTRNFFSSIQLCSIVNARSGKCSEDCAFCAQSKFYSTNTPVYPFKSPSELICLGNNLAKTPVKRYSLVTSGKGLEPKEIEKVIDVLGALKNKIKLCASLGILSLKDLTSLKKAGLNRYHHNLETSASFFPKICSTHTYEERILTIKRAKEVGLSVCSGGVFGLGESISQVIELALTLKDLKVDAIPLNFLIPIPGTPLEKANFLTPLYCLKIIAIFRYILPDKEIIVCGGRKQNFGSLHPLVFLAGASGIMTGNYLTKSGFSLDEDLNILKSLQFHI comes from the coding sequence ATGTTTACAGAAAAAGATGCTTTAAATTTAGCTGAAAAGGCCTTAAAAAATAAATTGCTACAAACAGACTTAGAACGTTTAGCAAATTTAGACGGAGCAGATATTATTTCTCTTTTAGCAGGAAGCTCTTTTTTAACAAGGAATTTTTTCTCCTCAATTCAACTTTGTTCTATTGTAAATGCTAGGTCTGGTAAATGTAGCGAAGACTGTGCTTTTTGTGCTCAATCAAAGTTTTATTCTACTAATACTCCTGTATATCCTTTTAAATCTCCTTCAGAATTAATTTGTCTTGGAAATAATTTAGCTAAAACACCAGTAAAACGTTATTCCTTGGTGACATCAGGGAAGGGTTTAGAACCTAAAGAAATAGAAAAGGTGATAGATGTTTTAGGGGCTTTAAAAAATAAAATAAAATTGTGTGCTTCTCTAGGGATTTTGTCTTTAAAAGATTTAACAAGTCTTAAAAAAGCAGGGCTTAATCGCTATCATCATAATTTAGAAACAAGTGCTAGTTTTTTCCCTAAAATATGCTCTACGCATACCTATGAGGAGAGAATTTTAACCATAAAGAGGGCAAAAGAAGTTGGTCTTAGTGTGTGTAGTGGTGGAGTATTTGGCTTAGGAGAATCTATATCCCAGGTTATTGAGTTAGCTTTAACTTTAAAAGACTTAAAGGTTGATGCAATCCCATTAAATTTTTTAATTCCTATTCCAGGAACCCCTTTAGAAAAAGCAAATTTTTTAACACCTCTTTATTGTTTAAAAATTATTGCTATTTTTCGATATATTCTACCAGATAAAGAAATTATTGTTTGTGGTGGAAGAAAACAGAACTTTGGTTCTCTCCACCCTTTGGTGTTTTTGGCAGGAGCTAGTGGTATAATGACAGGTAATTATTTAACCAAATCTGGTTTTTCTTTAGATGAAGATCTAAATATTTTAAAATCACTTCAATTCCACATATAA